One window of Perca fluviatilis chromosome 12, GENO_Pfluv_1.0, whole genome shotgun sequence genomic DNA carries:
- the ankrd50l gene encoding ankyrin repeat domain-containing protein 50 isoform X2, with protein sequence MIPSRVLGALLDLPPPAQTLMVLVDSLDVGYGAGEGIGNSGSIAQLLAANQHLLPSWLLLVCSVRRHNKAVSKMFSGFRRLCLDDLRKPPPVRDVQQYILCRLDEDATLRRQLTPDTADMLNLLHIKSGGCFLFLERVLDGVAGALVGLREIRDIPGTLNGLYLWLCQRLFPRALFVYVRPLLNVLLAAPRPLTPQQLFTAAWTHDTPLSLQDFQNKLRTLAPLLIDGPGGTKLLFHASFAEWLTDVKYCTQKYLCSRTEGHSMLAMALTLQGPHLDIEDTCQLATHLVCSGHHKDNPSLLALWMLWAGVPALTPSGSSALTTSVSHPPVLVSQEVLQLLTRSGLVSAACFSHADPRVGVHCTGEEGTNLREAFEREVSVKKLLGSGVSVNQPISTDGKTLLASAAHEGSANVAELLLTHGSDPLVSDQQGQTPLTLASRQGHVKVLSVLLEWTKSQEPETAVRMMEHLDNEGWTALRSAAWGGHSEAVRLLLDAGADVDGCDAEGRTALRAAAWGGHEEIVLTLLDYGAQVDKADSKGRTPLIAAAYMGHHEAVEILLDHNAEVNLADGDGRTALSVAALCVPTAAGVKGYGEVASLLLERGADPAHRDHDGMTPLLLAAYEGHDDVVELLLEAGADVDETAGPNGNVPAAAAVTPLLAAAAMGHMKTVSRLLFWGAAVDAIDCEGRTALCLAAARGSVEVVRALLDRGLDENHKDDLGWTPLHAAACEGHRGVCAALTERGSMARVGEMDIEGRTPLILAAQEGHWSTVRLLLDRRSPIDHRAYDGHSALSAALLEGHAEVAELLMRRGADTDVRDAEGRPLLYLLVLENRLEKATLLIEKGGVPLESRDSEGRTALHVASWQGCVEMVDLLLKHGANPNAQDTEGRPPMHSVAWTGHAEVGRHLLESSGVNIDLACHQKATALSIAAQEGHANIVAMLLERGANPNHMDKYGRSPVKVAGKHGHFNIVRLLESYGAKPYVGLLPNSRTGSPAKPNKILSSGILVSNGGEVTAATSSSSVSSPGSTAERFHSTQSSQSSSTCHSLATVQTVPADSLRFIQQIQQHSLPRSRSRPSTLPPPGSSGRGSLHGSSQRHHKGSPPTTVCKIAAMVHNCELPQKGLSSGLEYHDKMNSQNSNLITPDRTTYAGGKWHSVMTSLGIMPGQDSPAVGAKNRESPPLGYPYRLQSQLQGEAWDSQPEKNILSPACYSFSPVPPCSALPEDVMIAMTTTDPQLNLKQAIKLQFEGPTSAALYKRETPL encoded by the exons TGTTGGGAGCCCTGTTGGACCTTCCTCCTCCCGCCCAGACTCTGATGGTGTTGGTGGACTCCCTGGATGTAGGGTATGGAGCAGGAGAAGGAATTGGGAACAGCGGCTCCATTGCACAGCTCCTGGCCGCCAATCAACACCTGCTGCCCAGCTGGCTGCTGCTGGTCTGCTCTGTCCGCCGCCACAACAAGGCTGTGTCCAAGATGTTCTCAG GTTTTCGTAGGCTCTGTCTGGATGATCTGCGCAAGCCCCCGCCAGTCCGTGATGTGCAGCAGTACATCCTGTGCCGGCTAGATGAAGATGCAACACTTCGCCGTCAGCTCACTCCTgacacagctgacatgttgaaTCTGCTGCATATTAAGAGCGGCGGCTGCTTTCTCTTCCTTGAGCGTGTGCTGGATGGGGTGGCAGGTGCACTTGTGGGACTCCGGGAGATCCGAGACATCCCTGGGACTCTCAATGGCCTCTACCTGTGGTTATGCCAGAGACTGTTCCCCCGGGCACTCTTTGTCTATGTCAGGCCTCTCCTCAATGTCCTCTTGGCTGCCCCAAGGCCCCTCACGCCCCAGCAGCTGTTCACAGCAGCCTGGACACATGACACCCCGCTCAGCCTCCAGGACTTCCAGAACAAGCTCCGAACCCTTGCACCTCTCCTGATCGATGGCCCTGGGGGCACCAAACTACTTTTTCATGCCAGCTTTGCTGAGTGGCTGACGGATGTTAAGTATTGCACGCAGAAGTACCTCTGTAGCAGAACAGAAGGTCACAGCATGCTTGCCATGGCTCTGACTTTGCAGGGACCCCACCTAGACATTGAGGACACTTGCCAGCTCGCCACACATTTAGTTTGCTCAGGTCACCATAAAGATAACCCCTCATTATTGGCCCTGTGGATGCTGTGGGCAGGTGTGCCTGCCCTTACTCCTAGCGGCAGTAGTGCCCTCACCACATCCGTAAGCCATCCTCCTGTTCTGGTCAGTCAGGAAGTCCTTCAGCTGTTAACGAGGAGTGGGCTCGTCTCTGCAGCCTGTTTTTCACATGCAGACCCAAGGGTTGGAGTGCATTGTACAGGGGAAGAGGGAACTAATTTACGAGAGGCATTTGAAAGGGAGGTGTCTGTAAAGAAGCTGCTAGGCAGCGGGGTGTCTGTAAACCAGCCTATTTCTACAGATGGAAAGACCTTGCTTGCCAGTGCGGCCCACGAGGGTTCTGCAAACGTAGCTGAACTTCTCCTGACACACGGATCTGATCCACTGGTCAGTGATCAACAGGGTCAAACGCCACTGACTTTGGCTTCCAGGCAGGGCCATGTCAAAGTGTTGTCTGTGCTCCTGGAATGGACCAAAAGCCAGGAGCCAGAAACTGCAGTGCGGATGATGGAGCATCTCGACAATGAAGGCTGGACAGCACTGCGTTCTGCAGCTTGGGGAGGACACAGCGAGGCTGTCCGGCTTCTGCTAGATGCAGGAGCAGATGTGGATGGATGTGACGCTGAGGGCCGGACTGCTCTCAGAGCTGCTGCCTGGGGGGGGCATGAGGAAATTGTCCTGACCCTGCTGGACTATGGGGCACAGGTTGACAAAGCTGACAGCAAGGGCCGCACGCCGCTTATTGCTGCTGCCTATATGGGACATCATGAAGCTGTGGAGATATTGCTGGACCACAATGCAGAAGTTAACTTAGCTGATGGAGATGGGCGCACTGCTTTGTCAGTCGCTGCCCTCTGTGTCCCTACAGCAGCAGGGGTCAAAGGTTATGGTGAGGTAGCAAGTCTCTTGCTGGAGCGTGGAGCAGATCCAGCACACAGAGACCATGATGGAATGACACCATTGCTTCTTGCAGCCTATGAGGGCCATGACGATGTAGTTGAGCTTCTGTTAGAAGCTGGTGCTGATGTAGATGAGACTGCTGGCCCTAATGGCAATGtccctgctgcagctgctgttaCTCCCCTGCTGGCGGCTGCAGCAATGGGTCACATGAAGACGGTGTCACGGCTGCTTTTCTGGGGAGCAGCTGTGGATGCCATTGATTGTGAAGGCAGGACGGCACTCTGCCTTGCAGCAGCAAGAGGCAGCGTTGAGGTTGTTCGTGCCCTGCTGGACCGTGGCCTGGACGAGAACCACAAGGATGACCTTGGCTGGACTCCACTGCACGCTGCTGCCTGTGAAGGCCATCGGGGTGTGTGTGCTGCTTTGACAGAGCGAGGCAGCATGGCACGTGTTGGAGAGATGGATATTGAAGGACGCACCCCTCTTATACTGGCTGCCCAGGAAGGTCACTGGAGCACTGTCAGGCTGTTGTTGGACAGACGTTCTCCCATTGATCACAGGGCATATGATGGCCATTCTGCCTTGAGTGCCGCACTCCTCGAGGGCCATGCTGAGGTTGCAGAGCTGCTTATGAGGCGAGGGGCTGATACTGATGTCCGGGATGCAGAGGGAAGGCCTCTGCTCTACCTCCTAGTGTTGGAGAACCGCCTTGAAAAGGCTACTCTCCTCATAGAGAAGGGGGGGGTGCCCCTGGAGTCCAGAGACTCTGAGGGCCGTACAGCGCTTCATGTGGCTTCCTGGCAGGGGTGTGTGGAGATGGTAGACCTACTGTTAAAGCATGGGGCAAACCCCAATGCACAGGATACAGAAGGGAGACCACCAATGCATTCAGTGGCTTGGACAGGACATGCTGAAGTAGGACGTCATCTCCTTGAAAGCAGTGGTGTCAATATAGACCTTGCTTGTCACCAGAAGGCAACAGCTCTGAGCATCGCTGCCCAGGAGGGACATGCAAACATTGTTGCAATGCTTCTGGAAAGAGGCGCAAATCCCAATCACATGGATAAATATGGCCGCAGTCCAGTCAAAGTGGCTGGGAaacatgggcactttaacattgTCAGGCTCTTGGAGAGCTATGGAGCCAAGCCATACGTAGGCCTGTTGCCTAACTCAAGAACTGGCTCCCCTGCAAAACCCAACAAGATCCTCTCTTCGGGCATCTTGGTGAGTAATGGAGGTGAAGTCACAGCTGCTACCTCTTCCTCTTCAGTATCTTCTCCCGGCTCCACTGCAGAACGATTCCACTCTACGCAGAGCTCCCAATCCTCATCTACCTGCCACTCATTGGCCACGGTGCAGACAGTGCCAGCCGACAGCCTCCGCTTCATTCAGCAGATCCAACAGCACTCACTGCCCCGCAGTCGTAGTCGTCCCTCCACCCTCCCCCCACCAGGGAGCTCAGGCAGGGGCAGCCTCCATGGAAGCAGCCAGAGGCATCACAAGGGCAGCCCTCCTACCACTGTTTGCAAAATCGCTGCCATGGTGCACAACTGCGAACTGCCTCAGAAAGGCTTGTCATCTGGACTTGAATATCATGACAAAATGAACAGCCAAAACTCAAACCTAATAACACCAGACAGGACTACTTATGCTGGTGGTAAATGGCACTCAGTCATGACTTCCCTTGGGATAATGCCAGGGCAAGACAGCCCTGCAGTAGGTGCTAAAAACAGAGAAAGTCCTCCTCTGGGCTACCCATATAGGCTACAGAGCCAACTTCAAGGGGAAGCTTGGGATTCTCAACCCGAGAAGAACATTTTGTCACCTGCTTGCTACAGTTTTTCCCCAGTCCCACCTTGCAGTGCCTTGCCAGAGGATGTAATGATTGCTATGACAACCACAGACCCACAGCTTAATCTGAAACAGgccatcaaactgcagtttgagGGTCCCACCAGTGCAGCCTTATACAAGAGAGAGACACCCCTGTGA